In Spiroplasma chinense, a single window of DNA contains:
- the era gene encoding GTPase Era — translation MENIKSGFIGIVGRPNVGKSTLLNTILQRKIAIVTDKAQTTRNKITGILTKPDCQYVFVDTPGVHKAKNELDRHMNKVALQSTKGVDVILFLAPCDEFIGENDKFILNSLKERGLPVFLVVTKSDLVKKERLDEKVLQWSQQGFDFKEIIAISSTKGNNLDLLMEKIKEELPETGIKFYPDEQFTDQPERFVIREIIREEILLQTEQEVPHSVAILIDKLEEKSTLIKVMASIICERKSQKGIIIGNKGSKIKSIGIEARKKLESLFNKQFYLELFVKTKDKWRQSASTIKQLGYDKDSY, via the coding sequence TTGGAAAATATAAAATCAGGATTTATAGGTATTGTTGGTAGACCAAATGTTGGTAAATCAACTTTATTAAATACAATATTACAAAGAAAAATTGCAATTGTTACAGACAAAGCACAAACTACTAGAAATAAAATTACTGGAATTCTTACAAAACCAGATTGTCAATATGTTTTTGTAGACACACCAGGAGTTCACAAAGCAAAAAATGAATTAGATAGACACATGAATAAAGTTGCACTACAATCTACAAAAGGAGTGGATGTAATCTTATTTTTAGCTCCTTGTGATGAGTTTATTGGTGAAAATGACAAGTTCATTTTAAACTCGCTAAAAGAGAGAGGTTTACCTGTCTTTTTAGTTGTCACTAAAAGTGATTTAGTAAAAAAAGAAAGATTAGATGAAAAGGTTTTACAATGAAGTCAACAAGGTTTTGACTTTAAAGAAATAATTGCAATTTCTTCTACAAAAGGAAATAACTTAGATCTTTTAATGGAAAAAATAAAAGAAGAGTTACCAGAAACTGGTATTAAATTTTATCCTGATGAACAATTTACAGACCAACCAGAAAGATTTGTAATAAGAGAAATAATTCGTGAAGAAATTCTTTTACAAACTGAACAAGAAGTTCCTCATAGTGTAGCTATTTTAATCGACAAATTAGAAGAAAAAAGTACTTTAATTAAAGTAATGGCTTCAATTATTTGTGAAAGAAAAAGTCAAAAAGGAATTATTATTGGAAATAAAGGAAGTAAAATTAAATCAATAGGAATAGAAGCTAGAAAAAAACTTGAAAGCTTATTTAACAAACAATTCTATTTAGAATTATTTGTTAAAACAAAAGATAAATGAAGACAATCAGCTTCAACAATTAAACAATTAGGTTACGATAAAGATAGTTACTAG